Genomic window (Bacteroidales bacterium):
ATCTGAGTTTTATGCCAAAACAAAAAAATATCTCTGTAAGGAAGCGCTCAAACGCATGGTTGAAAATGACCCTGCGATCCGGGCATTACTTTGATATTTTTAGCTTCTCAATCTCTTATTATCCTCTTCTTACAAAAGTAAATCAAACCGTCCCTTCAGTATTATGGGATTCATATCTCTTTTGTGAGGACTGGGATAAGCATAATAGCTGTCTGAATAAATATTTCCAGCAATCAATATCCAGGGCTTTTTTTCCGTACACCTTAAAATCCTATCCTCTTGAATAGCCTTAGCTCCAGGGTTCAGGGCATAAGCGACGGCCTGCTGAACAGCTACTCCATGGTTTTTTTCTCTAAAAACCGGGTATTCGCGATCATTCTTCTGCTTGTTTCATTTGTAGATCCACATGCAGGATTGAGCGGACTCATTGCTATTCTTACCTCTAATATGAGTGCTTACCTGATTGGGCTGAATAAGCAAAATATCCTTTCCGGCGTTTATGGATTTAACTCATTGCTGGTAGGGCTTGGAATGGGCGTTTATTTCAGTTTCTCCCTGCAGTTCTTTATACTGCTGGTATTTGCTTCCCTTTTAACCCTGTTTCTTACCTTGCTTTTCGAGGGTGTGATCGGCAAATATGGACTTCCATTTCTAACCCTTTCCTTTCTCATCACTTTCTGGCTGGTGATGCTTGCCGCCAGGAGATATGCAGGGCTCAGTATCAGTGAAAGGGGCATCTTTACCTACAATGAATTCTATCTCAGGGGAGGGAGTTACCTCCTGGGGGCTCATAACTGGCTGAATGAGCTGAGTCTCCCCTTTGCGCTCTCCACTTACTTTAAATCCCTTTCCGCGATCTTCTTTCAATACCATCTTTTCCCCGGTATTCTTATCGCCATAGGGTTACTTTATTATTCCCGGATTGCTTTTTCCCTTTCCCTGCTTGGTTTTTATTCGGCCTACCTTTTTATCACTTCATTGGTGCCGACCTTAATGAGCTCAATTATACCTTTATAGGCTTCAATTTCATCCTCACCGCTATTGCTATCGGTGGATTTTTCATTATCTCTTCGCCCCTCTCCTATTTATGGGTGATCCTGCTTACCCCGGTCATTTCAAT
Coding sequences:
- a CDS encoding urea transporter codes for the protein MNSLSSRVQGISDGLLNSYSMVFFSKNRVFAIILLLVSFVDPHAGLSGLIAILTSNMSAYLIGLNKQNILSGVYGFNSLLVGLGMGVYFSFSLQFFILLVFASLLTLFLTLLFEGVIGKYGLPFLTLSFLITFWLVMLAARRYAGLSISERGIFTYNEFYLRGGSYLLGAHNWLNELSLPFALSTYFKSLSAIFFQYHLFPGILIAIGLLYYSRIAFSLSLLGFYSAYLFITSLVPTLMSSIIPL